A single genomic interval of Prunus dulcis chromosome 5, ALMONDv2, whole genome shotgun sequence harbors:
- the LOC117627177 gene encoding bidirectional sugar transporter SWEET10-like codes for MAIQHPLTLSFGLLGNIISFLVFLAPVPTFYIIYKRKTAEGFQALPYVIALLSSMLYIYYALLKEEFKEDATFLITINSFGCVVETLYISLFLFYAPKKARISTLTLVFLLNLFGFGLMMLLTHFLATGEMRLKIVGWICLVFSLSVFVAPLGVLRQVIRTKSVEFMPFPLSFFLTLGAVTWFFYGLLIKDYNIAFPNILGFLFGIAQMVLYIVYKNTKKVLEEQPKVQELSEHIIDVVKISSLMCPELSPVVLQPTLDITNDMIEAVQNIIVMAEKTEEAKEAMDIDASTKV; via the exons ATGGCCATTCAACATCCTTTGACTTTGTCCTTTGGCCTCTTAG GCAACATCATCTCCTTCTTGGTCTTCCTTGCTCCAGT GCCaacattttatataatatacaagAGAAAAACTGCTGAAGGGTTTCAAGCACTTCCATATGTAATAGCCCTCTTGAGTTCAATGCTGTACATATACTATGCTCTCCTCAAAGAAGAGTTCAAAGAAGATGCCACTTTTCTCATCACAATCAACTCATTTGGCTGCGTCGTAGAGACTCTCTACATTTCCctatttcttttctatgccCCTAAGAAAGCCAGG ATCTCAACCCTGACGCTTGTGTTCTTGCTGAACCTTTTCGGTTTCGGCTTGATGATGCTATTGACTCACTTTCTAGCCACAGGTGAAATGCGGCTTAAGATTGTGGGATGGATTTGTCTTGTCTTCAGTCTAAGCGTATTCGTTGCACCTCTTGGCGTCCTG AGACAAGTAATACGGACCAAGAGTGTTGAGTTCATGCCATTTCCATTATCATTTTTCCTAACATTAGGTGCTGTCACGTGGTTCTTCTATGGTCTTCTGATCAAGGACTACAACATAGCT TTTCCAAACATACTGGGCTTCCTCTTTGGGATCGCTCAAATGGTGCTTTACATAGTCTACAAGAACACCAAGAAAGTTCTGGAGGAGCAGCCGAAAGTGCAAGAATTATCGGAACATATTATTGATGTGGTGAAGATCAGTTCCCTGATGTGCCCAGAACTAAGCCCAGTGGTTCTGCAGCCAACTCTGGATATTACAAATGACATGATCGAAGCGGTTCAGAATATAATCGTGATGGCTGAAAAGACCGAAGAAGCCAAGGAAGCCATGGATATTGATGCCTCTACCAAAGTTTAA
- the LOC117628154 gene encoding bidirectional sugar transporter N3-like yields MTSSSAHSPLVIAFGILGNVVSFVVFLAPVPTFWRIFKKKSTEGFQSVPYVFALFSAMIWIYYAFLKTDEFLLITINAFGCLIETIYISMYITYAPKQARVFALRLLLLVNFGGFCLILLLSHFLAQGPTRVEVLGWVCVAFSVSVFAAPLSIMRVVIRTKSVEFMPFSLSFFLTLSAVMWLFYGLLLKDLYVACPNILGFTFGVAQMILYAIYRNKKTVLVEDQKLPEHKGDVVKQIQILSTTPEVEIKVQAVAVSPHVNTDNENCEQTKDQYVHPQTCNTEKILGPSMPSQMVTCEV; encoded by the exons ATGACTTCATCAAGTGCTCACAGTCCTTTGGTTATTGCCTTTGGCATTCTAG GTAACGTTGTCTCGTTCGTGGTTTTTCTAGCTCCAGT GCCGACGTTTTGGAGGATATTTAAGAAGAAATCAACAGAAGGGTTTCAATCAGTTCCATATGTGTTTGCACTATTCAGTGCAATGATTTGGATATACTATGCATTTCTCAAGACTGACGAGTTCCTTCTCATCACCATCAATGCCTTTGGTTGTCTCATTGAGACCATTTACATCTCAATGTACATTACTTATGCACCTAAGCAAGCTAGG GTGTTTGCTTTGAGGCTGCTTCTTCTGGTGaattttggtgggttttgctTGATTCTTCTTCTGTCTCACTTCTTGGCACAAGGGCCCACCCGCGTTGAAGTTCTTGGATGGGTTTGTGTAGCTTTCTCTGTCAGTGTCTTTGCAGCACCTCTAAGCATCATG AGGGTGGTTATCCGAACCAAGAGCGTCGAGTTCATGCCTTTTTCTTTATCCTTCTTCCTCACCCTCAGTGCTGTTATGTGGCTCTTCTATGGTTTGCTCCTCAAGGATCTCTACGTTGCG TGCCCAAACATACTTGGATTCACCTTCGGTGTGGCTCAGATGATACTCTACGCAATCTACAGGAACAAGAAGACAGTTCTTGTGGAGGACCAGAAGCTACCAGAGCACAAGGGTGATGTTGTGAAGCAGATCCAAATTTTGAGTACAACTCCTGAGGTGGAGATAAAAGTACAAGCAGTAGCTGTAAGCCCCCATGTCAATACTGACAATGAAAATTGTGAGCAAACAAAGGATCAATATGTGCATCCTCAAACATGTAACACTGAGAAAATCCTCGGACCCTCTATGCCAAGCCAAATGGTTACATGTGAAGTTTGA